DNA sequence from the Oncorhynchus clarkii lewisi isolate Uvic-CL-2024 chromosome 9, UVic_Ocla_1.0, whole genome shotgun sequence genome:
CGTTTGGCATTATGGGTGAGGCGCACGTGGGAGGGGCCAGTCAATCTCCTAAAGGCTACACTCGGACATATTCGTGCCAGTCGGAGATGAAAGTCTCAGGCGCACTGATGGATAATTGAGGGAAAGAAAGGGAACTTGGAAAAGACTGTGACACTGTGCGCAACAGAAAGAAACGGTTGAGTTAAATCATTTTCGTTGGTATTGGGACTTTGGAAGTTAGCCAGACGTCTGACAAATTTGGAAGTGCAAGTTGTAAACAGGTGAGTTTTTTAATGTTATAAAATAAATTACTTTCATGTGGTCCTGTTCCAGATCATTTAGCATTGATCACAGAGGATTTCTGCAATGGGTGCCAACAGATACAAATAACTGTAAACTGCATTTATATTCATTTATTTACTGTTTTCTATAACAGGAAAATcaattaatgatgatgatgacattCTTCATAATCGTCCTATACCAATGCCACCAAAAAACGAAACTATAATGCATTATCGGATCATATCAACAAGAAAGTGAGATCGCTAACTGTATTGGCGGAAAATAGACAGCATGTTATGGTTTCTATTTTACCATATGCAATAGGCTACTATTGTCGGTGTCAAATACAGTTAGCCTACAATTGTAGAAAACTGTCACACTTTTACGCACGGCTTCTCAGTCAGTAACTAGGACAACGTAGTTTTAAAACAATAATGTCTGCTCTTAAACTGGGATTTGGGCTATTTGGATTCTGGTATGTTTGAGAAAGTTCACCCGAGTCCACAATTAACGTTTTATATCCTTTGGACTCAGAAATCAATCTCGTCAAGTGGCATTTTTTATAACAATTGCTAGCAAAATTGGATTTAAAACGGTATTGATTCCGCTCAGCAAATCAAATCTAGCTGTTAATGCAGAATATATTTGTTCCCGTGTTTGTTCAGTCGTCTATATACCCTCAATTTAATCTGAGGGTTTTATATGCTGGACAAATCCCTTCGTGTCCCAGATTGACAGTGTCTCCAAAATCACGACATCAACAGCAGGGAACCACCGAGATTAGCCCCAAAGTGTCTCACATTAGATCGACTACCAACGACAGAATTATACTGCTTACTGGAAATTGAACACATTTTCCTCAATTATATTTCTGTCAGAGTTGAGAGATGTTCTGTATCTGCTCAAATATTCATCCATTCGGTGGGATGGAAAATAAGCTTATTGGGCTTGTTTGCGCTGTCCACACAGCAGGTCTGAAAGGATTATCTCATGTCTAGGCAACCAATATAATGGGAACAGTAAATAGGTCGACTCATTTCAATAATACTTAGCCTACTACATTAGGGATGGTGGTGCCATCCCTAATTATCCATCTCAAAATGTCTGCTCATTTCAGCTCTGTCCTGATTTCTATGGCAAACAGGAAACAATGTGCTTGATCAaatatgtgtttttttatttcttCAGATCACAATGTCTAAACGTGGAGAGGTGTCTGAGCTGGTCAGTTCCCTGGGCTGGCTAGAGGAGGACATGAGCTcccaggatggagagggaggtcTAGAGATGGGGGGCCGCTATAGTCTGGGCCCTGAGGGCCTCGGAAGCATTGGGCATGGCAGCGAAGGCATTGAGGATCAGGAGGAGGAAGACATTTataatgatggtgatgaggagGCTGGAATGGACGGAGAGAACGAGGCTCCAAAACGGAGGGGccccaagaagaagaagatgaccaGAGCCAGACAGGAGAGGTTCAAGGCGAGACGCAGCAAAGCCAATGCCCGCGAACGCTCCCGCATGCACGGGCTAAACGATGCGCTAGAAGTGTTACGCAAGGTCATGCCCTGCTACTCCAAGACCCAGAAACTGTCCAAGATCGAGACCCTGCGGCTGGCCCACAACTACATATGGGCCCTGTCTGAGGTGCTGGAGAGCGGTCAGTCCCCAGAGAGCCACGGCTTCATAGAGATGCTGTGTAAAGGCCTGTCCCAGCCCACTAGCAACCTGGTGGCTGGGTGTCTCCAGCTGGGGCCTTCAGCCCCCTTGATGATCAACAAGCTGGATGAGAAGCCCTGTGGCGCTCTGGGAGTCGGGGGTGGTCTAGGGGGCCAGCCTTGTGGTCATCAACCACTGAGTGGTCACTACCCCTCTACGGGCCTGCCTAGCCCTCCCTACGGTTCACTGGAGGCCTCCCACCTACTCCACATGAAAAGCTTCAAGGGAGTGCCCTACGAGCAGCACCCCTCCCCTAAAGATTGTAGTAGCAATGGCACCCCCCCTTACGACGGgcccctcactcctcccctcaGCATCAGCAGCAACTTCACCCTGAAGCAAGAGCCCTCCCCCCACGAGGCTGAGAGGAACTACCCCTCCCACTACCTTTCGTCCCTTCCCCAttacccccccacctctctgggCGGGCTGCCAGGGCCTCAAGCCTACCTCTTCCAGGCCTCACGCTACGAACTGCCCCTAGACATCCAGGCCTTCGACTCCTTCCCTCCACCACACATGATCGCCTCACAGATGGGCACCATCTACAGTGAGTGAAGGGGAAAGTGAAGCTGCGTGGCCAGGGGAGAGATCTGTACAGAGCCCTGCCTCTGGTCCTGCAATCCTGCTGCCCATACGTATAGG
Encoded proteins:
- the LOC139416856 gene encoding neurogenic differentiation factor 4-like, encoding MSKRGEVSELVSSLGWLEEDMSSQDGEGGLEMGGRYSLGPEGLGSIGHGSEGIEDQEEEDIYNDGDEEAGMDGENEAPKRRGPKKKKMTRARQERFKARRSKANARERSRMHGLNDALEVLRKVMPCYSKTQKLSKIETLRLAHNYIWALSEVLESGQSPESHGFIEMLCKGLSQPTSNLVAGCLQLGPSAPLMINKLDEKPCGALGVGGGLGGQPCGHQPLSGHYPSTGLPSPPYGSLEASHLLHMKSFKGVPYEQHPSPKDCSSNGTPPYDGPLTPPLSISSNFTLKQEPSPHEAERNYPSHYLSSLPHYPPTSLGGLPGPQAYLFQASRYELPLDIQAFDSFPPPHMIASQMGTIYSE